CGCGCAACTGCGCGTTCATCATCGCGCGGCGCCCTTCATAAAGGCGCCGCGCCGAACGTCTGCCGCTGCGCAAGCGAGACGAAAGCCTGCGCGCCGCGGGCGGCCTCCACCACCGCCGCCATGCCGAAGAACTCCAGTTCGAGCGAAGGCCGCGCGCTGAATGCCGGTTCCATCATCAGTTTCTTGACGGCGTCGGCGGGCGTGGGCTGTTTTCTCGCCTCGGCCACCGTGCATCTTTCGATCGGTTTGGGATTCAGGCTCTTCAGTGCGTCGAGCACGGCCTTCATGTCGGGATCGGCATGTCCGGTGGGATCGAGTCCCACCATGCCTTTGATCGTGTCGCCGAGTGTCAGGTCGCAACTCCTGATGGGTGACGGCACGGACCCATCGAAGGCACTTTCATGGCGGCGCTCGACGACCGTGTATGCGGTCGAATTCAGCAAGCGCTATACCGATAGAACGGAGCCCTCAACGCCCGTTCAAGGGTGAAAAGTCAGACTACACGCTCAGCAGTAACACTCAGCGGTTCGCGGTAGTTGCGCGCGCAATCTTGTCCAGCAGCGCCTGCAACGAAACCGGTTTGCCGAGATGCCCGTCGTAGCCCGCGCGAATCGCCCGCGTAGCATCCTGCGGACGCCCGAAGCCGGTCAGCGCGAGCGCCGGCACCGCGGCCGTGGCCGGCAGCTTGCGCAACGCCGCGATCAGTTCATAGCCGTCCATGCCGGGCATGCCGATATCCGACAGGATCAGATCGAACGGCTGATGCGCGGCGACCGCCAGCGCGGCCGCGCCATTGGTTTGCGGCCACACCTGCGCGCCTTCCATTTCGAGCAGGCCCTGGAACGCTTGCAGGCTTTCTACCGCGTCGTCGACCAGCAGAATGCGCATGCCCTTCAGCAGAGTGGCGTCGCCCTGAGCTTCGCGCGATTCGATCTTCGGCGCTGCATTATCGGCCGGCAGCCAGACGCGGAAACGCGCGCCCTTACCCGCGCCCGCCGACTCCGCCTCGACCCGTCCGCCGTGCATTTCAGCCAGTTGCTTGACGAGCGCGAGTCCGATCCCGAGGCCACCGCTATGCCGCCGATGCGCGCCCTCGGCCTGGCTGAACATATCGAACACGTTGGGCAGAAACGCGGCCTCGATGCCGCGTCCGGTATCGCGCACTTCAATGCACGCATGTTCGTTCTCGCGCGACAGTTGCAGCGTCACGCGCCCGCCCGGCGGCGTGAACTTCACCGCATTGCTGACAAGGTTCCACAGAATCTGCTCGAAGCGCACGGCGTCGGCGTCGATGAAAAACGGCTCGGCAACGCCCACTACCTCGACGCTCACCTGATGCGCGGACGCGTCCGCCTCGATCGCGCTGGCCACCTGCGCGGTGATCGCCGCGATATCGACCCGCGAGCGATCCAGCGCCAGCTTGCCGGTGCGCACGCGCGACAGGTCCAGCAGATCGTCGATGATCTTCGCGAGGCTGATCACCGAGCGGCGGATCGCGTCGGCCGCGTCGCGCACCACCGGCAAGCCCTGGGTGGACGGCGCGCGATCCAGCATGTCCGCTTTCACATGGATCAGGTTGAGCGGATTTTTCAGTTCGTGCGACAGCACCGCGAGAAACTCGTCCTTCAAGCGGCTGGCGGCTTCCACCTTCTGCCGCACCGAGCGTTCCAGCGAAATCTTGCGTTGTTCGAGCGCCTCGGTGCCTTTGCGCTCCGTCAGATCGCGCACGATCTTCGCGAAGCCGCTGAAACTGTCCGACGCGACCGGCGTAATCACCCCGCTGCAATAGAGCCGCGCGCCGCTTTTGTGCACGTACCAGCGCTCGTCTTCCGCGCGGCCGTCGTTCAGTGCGCGGCGCCGTTCGCTGGCGGCTTCGTTGGCTTCGCGCTCTTCCGGCAGATACAGGCGGTCGAGCGTTTGTCCGACCATTTCCTGTTCGCCGTAACCGAAAATGCGCTCGGCGCCCTTGTTCCAGGTCACCACGCGCCCGTCCATGTCCTGCACGATGATCGCGAAGTCGTTCGTGCTTTGCGCGGCCAGATGCAGGCGCTCTTCACCGGCGCGCACCAGTTGCTCGGCACGCCGCAGCGCGGAGATGTCGACGATGGTCAGCACCGCGCCCTCGATGCGATCGTCGGTGGTGCGATACGGCGACAGCCGCGTGAGGAAATGGCGCCCGCTGATGCCGCGAATCTCCCGCTCGATCAGTTGCAACGAATCGAATACCGCCACCGTGTCGTCGGCCAGTTGCGGATAATCGAGCCGGTGCGTGATGTCGTGCAGCGGCCGGCCTACGTCCGACGGAATCACGTTGAACAGTTCCGTGGCGGCGGGCGTATAGCGCTTGATACGCATCTCGCGGTCCACGAACACCGTCGCGATGCCGGTCGACGCGATCACGTTCTGCAAGTCGTCTTTGGCCTTGCTGGTTTCCTCGATCTTGGCCTGCAACTCGGCGTTGACGGTGAACAGTTCCTCGTTCAACGACTGCAATTCTTCCTTGCTGGTCTCGAGTTCTTCGGTGGCGGCGCGTAGTTCCTCGTTGATCGCCTGCAACTCTTCGTTCGACGCCTTCAGCTCTTCCGTCGACGCTTCCGACTGCTCGACCGTCGAGCGCAATTCCTGTTTCGTGCGATGCAGTTCGTCCTCGAGATGCACCAGCAGCGAATCCTGCGCGACGGGCTTGGACTGCGGGCTGGCCGCGCCGGCAGCGGCGCCGGCCGCGACCTCCTCGAACAGCACCAGCGCGAATTCCGGCGCCTCCTCCGACCGCCGGTAGGGGCGCACGACGATCCGCACGCGCGCTTCCGGCGTGAATTCGATCGACTCCGTGGCCACTTCGCTATTGCCGCGCAGCGACTGGAACAGCGCCGCGCGCAATTGCAGGCGCAAGGCCGGATTCACCAGCATGATCAGGTTGTACGACGGCTCGCCGCGCGCGAAACGCAG
This genomic stretch from Paraburkholderia bryophila harbors:
- a CDS encoding CheR family methyltransferase, producing MTGSEAGASPANTQTTATTSTQTGISTHAESAAATSAPTVASERSALNFPVVGIGASAGGVQALLRFFENAPVDMDMAFVVVLHLSPNHASSADQVLQHATRMPVLQVQHPVQVEKNHVYVISPSHDLALDDGHLTPTEVGRPRGRPIAIDLFFRSLADTHRERSIAIVLSGTGADGSTGIGRIKEQGGVTIAQQPSDAEYPEMPQNAMATGMIDFALPAAEMPRKLRELADNARAIRLPAADEEPEALAAAQPDAASSAERALLGVLATLRARTGHDFRHYKRATILRRIERRLQVNGIPDLQSYQDYVLTHPEETPALLKDMLIGVTNFFRDRETFEVVEREIVPKLFHKKSEDDPLRVWIAGCATGEEAYSLAMLLADHPAHRDGIPVQLFATDIDERAIAFARAGLYPESITADVSAQHLRQFFTPDRSHFRVSKPIRERVLFAVHNVLRDPPFSRVDLVSCRNLLIYLDRSVQSQVLQMFHFALQPGGYLLLGSSESAEAAGELFTPVDKKNRIYRANRVTTAVRPPISMPVIQHGGVSATTYPGPVQPLPQALPFSALHHRILELYAPPSIVVDTDANILHMSEHAGRYLRFARGEPSYNLIMLVNPALRLQLRAALFQSLRGNSEVATESIEFTPEARVRIVVRPYRRSEEAPEFALVLFEEVAAGAAAGAASPQSKPVAQDSLLVHLEDELHRTKQELRSTVEQSEASTEELKASNEELQAINEELRAATEELETSKEELQSLNEELFTVNAELQAKIEETSKAKDDLQNVIASTGIATVFVDREMRIKRYTPAATELFNVIPSDVGRPLHDITHRLDYPQLADDTVAVFDSLQLIEREIRGISGRHFLTRLSPYRTTDDRIEGAVLTIVDISALRRAEQLVRAGEERLHLAAQSTNDFAIIVQDMDGRVVTWNKGAERIFGYGEQEMVGQTLDRLYLPEEREANEAASERRRALNDGRAEDERWYVHKSGARLYCSGVITPVASDSFSGFAKIVRDLTERKGTEALEQRKISLERSVRQKVEAASRLKDEFLAVLSHELKNPLNLIHVKADMLDRAPSTQGLPVVRDAADAIRRSVISLAKIIDDLLDLSRVRTGKLALDRSRVDIAAITAQVASAIEADASAHQVSVEVVGVAEPFFIDADAVRFEQILWNLVSNAVKFTPPGGRVTLQLSRENEHACIEVRDTGRGIEAAFLPNVFDMFSQAEGAHRRHSGGLGIGLALVKQLAEMHGGRVEAESAGAGKGARFRVWLPADNAAPKIESREAQGDATLLKGMRILLVDDAVESLQAFQGLLEMEGAQVWPQTNGAAALAVAAHQPFDLILSDIGMPGMDGYELIAALRKLPATAAVPALALTGFGRPQDATRAIRAGYDGHLGKPVSLQALLDKIARATTANR